A genomic region of Litoribrevibacter albus contains the following coding sequences:
- a CDS encoding DUF1326 domain-containing protein produces MSDQWLFKSETYDNCNCDVNCGCQFNLPSTHGYCQTAFVGHLIEGHFNDTPLAGLNWAAIYKWPGEIKYGEGKRVLVIDERADEAQRRGIESIISGEAGEPMSNMFSVFASTCSECCDTLFLPIALEAELERRTATVAIPGVLQSSGRPIINEFNGEPFHIALARPSGSFEFTYAEIGQGNTTVTGDIEMSYSDSWAHFCIHHFNQDGVVRERSRLTAWLGV; encoded by the coding sequence ATGAGTGATCAATGGCTGTTTAAAAGCGAAACCTACGATAACTGCAACTGTGATGTAAATTGTGGTTGCCAATTCAACTTACCTAGCACTCATGGCTATTGTCAGACTGCCTTTGTTGGGCATTTAATTGAAGGCCACTTTAACGACACTCCTTTGGCGGGCTTGAACTGGGCCGCAATTTATAAATGGCCCGGTGAAATTAAATACGGCGAAGGTAAACGGGTATTGGTTATCGACGAACGAGCAGATGAAGCTCAACGCCGAGGTATTGAATCAATTATCTCAGGTGAAGCCGGAGAACCAATGAGCAATATGTTTTCGGTCTTTGCGTCCACCTGTTCGGAATGTTGTGACACCCTATTCCTGCCTATTGCGCTTGAAGCCGAGTTAGAACGACGAACCGCAACCGTTGCAATTCCAGGCGTATTGCAAAGTAGTGGCAGACCGATCATCAACGAGTTTAACGGCGAACCTTTCCATATTGCCTTGGCACGCCCCAGTGGCAGTTTTGAGTTTACCTATGCAGAAATAGGTCAAGGAAATACCACCGTTACAGGTGACATCGAAATGTCCTACAGCGACTCGTGGGCTCACTTTTGTATTCACCACTTTAATCAGGATGGTGTCGTTCGCGAGCGATCCAGACTGACCGCATGGCTGGGTGTGTGA
- a CDS encoding AraC family transcriptional regulator, translated as MEDSNAYTTISAWALAVSWTLKAEGVSAESVFEEAGLDLAEQQKNPAGRIPVQNMTRLWNASVKATGNPAFGLKVSEHVHAMHFKALGMLTVTSESVAKAFEKIISYYSLVSDSVIIDLQYQPDVIGFSINENEGVEISLSAIDAFFSVILKYCQNMMGNVKVVRAVDMKRPTPDSFQPWQEFYGCPIRFNQVSNVLWLERALLEQPSIHYDEKMALANEHAVQDYLRSMNAHTWVHKCKLNIQFASDNEPPTLASLAKKFKLSERTLARKLKEEGASFSQVLQEKKQEVACYYLTQTTESIVNIALNLGFNDTSNFNRAFQRWFQMTPSEYRQTHRSPED; from the coding sequence GTGGAAGATAGCAACGCTTATACAACAATCTCCGCTTGGGCACTGGCGGTAAGCTGGACTCTCAAAGCTGAAGGTGTTTCAGCTGAGTCGGTGTTCGAAGAAGCCGGGTTGGATTTGGCAGAGCAGCAGAAGAATCCTGCTGGGCGGATTCCCGTTCAGAATATGACCCGTCTTTGGAATGCTTCAGTTAAAGCAACAGGAAACCCTGCGTTTGGTTTGAAGGTTTCTGAGCATGTTCATGCTATGCATTTTAAAGCGCTGGGAATGTTAACCGTCACCAGCGAAAGTGTGGCAAAGGCGTTCGAGAAAATCATTTCCTATTACTCTCTCGTGAGTGATTCCGTCATTATTGATCTGCAATACCAGCCTGACGTTATTGGCTTCAGTATCAATGAGAATGAAGGGGTGGAGATTAGTCTCTCTGCGATAGATGCGTTCTTTTCTGTGATTTTGAAATACTGTCAGAACATGATGGGCAATGTGAAAGTTGTCAGGGCAGTGGATATGAAACGGCCTACCCCAGACTCGTTTCAGCCTTGGCAAGAGTTTTATGGTTGCCCCATTAGGTTCAATCAAGTAAGCAATGTGTTGTGGTTAGAGCGAGCTTTACTAGAGCAGCCTTCCATTCATTATGACGAAAAAATGGCCTTGGCTAATGAACATGCGGTGCAGGATTATTTAAGGTCGATGAACGCACATACCTGGGTTCATAAATGCAAACTGAACATTCAGTTTGCCTCTGATAATGAGCCCCCAACGTTGGCGTCCCTGGCTAAGAAGTTCAAGCTGTCTGAACGCACTTTAGCGCGAAAACTGAAAGAAGAGGGCGCGAGTTTTAGTCAGGTGTTGCAAGAGAAAAAGCAGGAAGTGGCTTGTTATTATCTTACCCAAACCACTGAGAGCATTGTTAACATTGCGCTGAATCTGGGCTTTAACGATACCAGCAACTTTAACCGTGCTTTCCAGCGCTGGTTCCAAATGACCCCTTCCGAATATCGTCAAACACATCGTTCCCCAGAGGATTAA
- a CDS encoding adenylate kinase yields MNKVAVFGKPGSGKSTLSKRLASATGIQLHALDSILFNPDGSQVDRETYDQAHGSILESDRWIIDGLGPIGSFYQRLEAADTLIYIDLPYPISYWLVTKRMLKGLVVKPEGWPDGSSVFKGSLESYKFLKLSPKFWNDDFMQRLEQASVGKSLHVIRSVSELNRFVDEQAFTSK; encoded by the coding sequence ATGAACAAAGTCGCCGTTTTTGGTAAGCCGGGTAGTGGCAAGTCCACATTAAGTAAACGTTTAGCGTCAGCAACTGGAATACAGTTACATGCGCTGGATTCCATTCTGTTCAATCCGGATGGGAGTCAGGTTGATAGGGAAACCTACGATCAGGCGCATGGATCAATATTGGAGTCAGATCGCTGGATCATCGACGGCTTGGGGCCAATAGGATCGTTTTACCAACGCTTAGAAGCGGCGGATACCTTGATCTATATCGACTTACCGTATCCCATCAGTTATTGGTTAGTCACTAAGCGAATGCTGAAAGGGCTGGTGGTGAAGCCGGAAGGTTGGCCAGATGGCAGCTCGGTGTTTAAAGGTTCATTGGAAAGTTATAAGTTTCTAAAACTTAGCCCTAAGTTTTGGAATGATGATTTTATGCAGCGGTTGGAACAGGCATCGGTGGGTAAATCATTGCATGTGATTCGGTCGGTGTCTGAGTTGAATCGGTTTGTGGATGAGCAGGCCTTTACCTCGAAATAA
- the cobM gene encoding precorrin-4 C(11)-methyltransferase, translating into MTVYFIGAGPGDPELITVKAQRLINECPVILYAGSLVPRAVFKDVEHTAEQIIDTASLDLDQIIEHIEQAHKEGKDVARVHSGDPSLYGAIGEQIRRLDALDIDFEIIPGVTATSASAAWLGKELTLSGVSQTIILTRYEGKTPFPERERLPALAASGATLAIHLGVTRIHKIVEELIPHYGEDCPVAVCYRTSWPDQDKVTGTLKDIVEKVREKKFTRTSLILVGHVLGTDEFRDSYLYDEDQAHVYRPKSKTAKPRTVESKMAHPRG; encoded by the coding sequence ATGACCGTTTATTTTATTGGCGCAGGCCCAGGTGACCCGGAACTGATTACTGTCAAAGCACAGCGTTTAATCAACGAGTGCCCGGTGATTTTATACGCAGGCTCGTTGGTACCACGTGCAGTGTTTAAAGACGTAGAGCACACTGCAGAGCAGATCATCGACACCGCCTCGTTGGACTTGGATCAAATCATCGAACACATCGAGCAGGCTCATAAAGAAGGCAAAGACGTTGCCCGTGTTCACTCCGGTGATCCATCGCTTTACGGTGCTATTGGTGAACAAATCCGCCGACTAGACGCACTCGATATCGACTTTGAAATCATCCCTGGTGTTACTGCGACCTCGGCGTCTGCAGCTTGGTTAGGCAAAGAACTGACCCTTTCTGGCGTATCACAAACCATCATCCTGACTCGATACGAAGGCAAGACCCCATTCCCGGAACGCGAGCGTTTACCGGCACTCGCAGCCAGCGGTGCGACATTAGCAATTCACCTCGGTGTGACCCGTATTCATAAAATTGTGGAAGAACTGATTCCGCACTATGGCGAAGATTGCCCTGTGGCCGTGTGCTATCGCACCAGCTGGCCGGATCAGGACAAAGTCACTGGTACGCTCAAAGACATCGTGGAAAAGGTGAGAGAGAAGAAATTCACCCGCACCTCATTGATCCTGGTCGGGCATGTACTTGGGACGGATGAATTTCGGGATTCCTACCTTTACGACGAAGACCAAGCCCACGTGTACAGGCCAAAGAGCAAGACGGCCAAGCCGAGGACGGTGGAGAGTAAGATGGCTCACCCGAGGGGGTAA
- the rsgA gene encoding ribosome small subunit-dependent GTPase A, producing the protein MQQLSAQLSFDELTALHSDEEPTNQPYAVFRITAIHRDRIEAIGELGSSNLISTDLLCPPEFRPTSLFLAVGDWVLAERAEEHWRIKLVVEPKSRLQRLSVDQPQLIAANLDYLWIVTSANQDFNLKRLQRYLALALEANIEPVVILTKSDLCSEAELEEYLAQLKKLNCHLIHAISTLEGTGLDTLKTYLNSGTSIALVGSSGVGKSSLLNALAGTQQEVAGIREDDDKGKHTTTARQLFFIDSADEKAHGKVAVIDTPGMRELQLFNSQQGIEETFADIHSLAQDCRFSDCHHEQEPGCKVREALENGTIDPSDFNNYQKLLKEDEHIKRRDLGSHAERKHQRSFSKMVKTMNKEIW; encoded by the coding sequence ATGCAACAACTGAGTGCACAGCTTTCCTTTGACGAACTAACCGCTCTGCACAGTGACGAAGAACCTACGAATCAACCTTATGCTGTGTTTCGTATTACTGCAATTCATCGGGACCGAATCGAAGCCATTGGTGAATTAGGAAGCTCTAATTTAATAAGCACTGACTTACTGTGTCCGCCTGAATTTCGCCCAACCAGCTTGTTTCTTGCGGTTGGCGATTGGGTCCTGGCCGAGCGCGCGGAAGAACATTGGCGAATCAAATTAGTCGTGGAACCTAAAAGCCGATTGCAAAGGCTCTCAGTTGATCAACCTCAGCTAATCGCGGCAAATCTCGATTATTTATGGATTGTCACCAGCGCCAACCAAGACTTTAACCTCAAGCGATTACAGCGTTATTTGGCGCTTGCGCTAGAGGCAAACATTGAACCCGTAGTGATTCTGACCAAAAGCGATTTATGTTCGGAAGCGGAGTTAGAAGAATACCTGGCTCAACTAAAAAAACTGAATTGCCATCTGATTCATGCCATCAGCACCTTGGAAGGCACTGGGCTGGATACCCTAAAAACGTATCTCAACTCCGGTACCAGTATCGCCTTGGTGGGTTCATCCGGAGTGGGAAAATCCAGCTTATTGAACGCCCTCGCTGGCACGCAACAAGAGGTAGCTGGCATCCGTGAAGATGACGACAAAGGAAAACACACCACCACTGCACGACAACTATTTTTCATCGACAGTGCAGATGAAAAAGCCCACGGTAAAGTGGCGGTGATCGATACCCCTGGAATGCGAGAGCTACAGCTCTTCAACAGCCAGCAAGGCATCGAAGAAACCTTTGCTGACATTCACTCACTCGCTCAAGACTGTCGATTTAGTGATTGTCATCATGAGCAAGAACCAGGCTGTAAAGTTCGAGAAGCGCTTGAGAATGGCACAATAGATCCGTCAGACTTCAATAACTATCAAAAGCTATTGAAAGAAGACGAACACATCAAACGCCGGGATTTAGGAAGCCACGCAGAACGCAAACACCAGCGCTCCTTCTCCAAGATGGTCAAAACCATGAATAAGGAAATTTGGTAA
- the cobI gene encoding precorrin-2 C(20)-methyltransferase → MTQFIGVGVGPGDPELITLKAARLIKQADVISYLQGESGEAQARKIAAEVMAERTSVAEEIAVPMPMSEDRSLANQAYDQAAKSIETAIAEGKSVVFLCEGDPLFFGSFAYLLERLEGKVACQVVPGISSVHAAASELQMPLTMLKESFAVISGRHSDQQLMDVLQQHDSVVIMKAGRSRQRILNALTETGRMQDARYLEYISRFNQKIVEDVSSLAGEAGPYFSLFVVVPDRDADRDVSRER, encoded by the coding sequence ATGACTCAGTTTATTGGTGTGGGCGTAGGGCCGGGTGATCCGGAGTTAATTACCCTAAAGGCTGCTCGATTAATCAAGCAAGCTGATGTTATCAGTTATTTACAAGGCGAAAGCGGTGAAGCGCAAGCTCGTAAAATCGCGGCCGAGGTGATGGCTGAAAGAACTTCTGTTGCTGAAGAAATTGCTGTCCCTATGCCGATGTCGGAAGATCGCAGTCTTGCCAATCAAGCCTACGATCAAGCGGCGAAGTCCATTGAAACTGCAATCGCAGAAGGTAAAAGCGTGGTGTTTCTATGTGAAGGCGATCCGCTGTTTTTTGGTTCGTTTGCCTATTTGTTAGAACGCTTGGAAGGTAAGGTAGCTTGCCAAGTGGTGCCGGGAATTTCTTCTGTTCATGCCGCAGCCTCCGAGCTGCAGATGCCATTAACCATGTTGAAGGAATCCTTCGCAGTGATCAGTGGCCGACATTCCGATCAACAATTGATGGACGTTCTGCAGCAACACGACTCTGTGGTGATCATGAAAGCCGGACGCTCCCGTCAGCGTATCCTCAATGCGTTAACGGAAACAGGTCGAATGCAAGACGCCCGGTATTTGGAGTACATCTCTCGCTTTAATCAAAAGATTGTTGAGGATGTCAGCTCTTTAGCGGGTGAAGCCGGGCCGTATTTTTCCTTGTTTGTGGTTGTTCCTGATAGAGATGCGGACAGAGACGTTAGCCGTGAAAGATAA
- a CDS encoding zinc ribbon domain-containing protein YjdM, whose amino-acid sequence MPNCPKCDSEYPYEDGPSYICPECVFEWPINQEEEDCLIVKDSVGNILSDGDSVTVIKDLKVKGSSSVVKVGTKIKNIRLVDSPDNHNIDCKVEGVGAIKITPKYVKKA is encoded by the coding sequence ATGCCTAACTGCCCAAAATGCGATTCAGAATATCCTTATGAAGATGGCCCTAGTTACATTTGTCCGGAATGTGTTTTTGAGTGGCCGATTAACCAAGAGGAAGAAGATTGTCTGATCGTGAAAGATTCCGTAGGCAACATTTTGAGTGATGGAGACAGTGTTACTGTGATCAAAGATCTCAAGGTTAAGGGGTCTTCGTCAGTGGTTAAAGTGGGTACTAAGATTAAAAATATACGACTGGTTGATAGCCCTGATAATCACAACATTGATTGTAAAGTTGAGGGTGTGGGCGCAATCAAGATTACGCCTAAATATGTGAAGAAAGCCTAA
- a CDS encoding cobalt-precorrin 5A hydrolase — protein MKDNSSVKIVALTEAGLRLAEQLNAKLENSDVWYKPKPFSEKVQYAFQAGEPLIMICATGIVVRTLAPVLASKLQDPPVLVLDELGQFVIPLVSGHEGGANEWGRQVAELLNSQLVMTTANPYLKPKYAVGMGCERNCPKEELECLLMDCLAQANLTLDQIGSINSIDIKADEVGLIELAEHLEKPFNTFDAAELSTVEHLLSTKSDYVFKTVGVYGVAESAALVGASQLTNAYSELILNKHKTAKATCAIARAYPSDARRQS, from the coding sequence GTGAAAGATAACTCATCTGTTAAAATCGTCGCGCTGACCGAAGCGGGCTTACGGTTGGCTGAGCAACTCAATGCAAAGCTAGAAAACAGTGATGTTTGGTACAAACCTAAGCCTTTTTCAGAGAAAGTGCAGTATGCCTTTCAGGCGGGTGAACCACTGATTATGATCTGTGCCACGGGTATTGTGGTTCGTACATTAGCGCCTGTGTTAGCAAGTAAACTGCAAGACCCGCCTGTGTTGGTGTTGGATGAATTAGGGCAGTTTGTGATCCCGCTGGTATCCGGTCATGAAGGGGGCGCGAATGAGTGGGGCCGACAAGTGGCTGAGTTATTGAACAGTCAATTGGTGATGACCACCGCCAACCCCTATTTAAAACCCAAGTATGCAGTGGGTATGGGATGTGAACGTAACTGCCCAAAAGAAGAATTAGAGTGTTTGTTAATGGACTGCTTAGCGCAAGCGAACTTAACGCTCGACCAGATTGGCTCCATCAACAGCATTGATATCAAAGCCGATGAAGTGGGTTTAATCGAACTGGCCGAGCATTTAGAGAAGCCATTCAACACCTTTGATGCGGCCGAGTTATCCACAGTGGAGCACTTGCTCAGCACAAAATCCGATTATGTATTCAAGACCGTCGGCGTCTATGGCGTTGCGGAATCGGCGGCGTTGGTTGGCGCGTCTCAACTCACGAACGCTTACAGTGAACTGATTTTAAATAAGCACAAAACGGCCAAAGCCACCTGTGCCATTGCGAGGGCGTATCCTAGTGACGCTCGACGCCAGTCTTAA
- a CDS encoding LysR family transcriptional regulator, with amino-acid sequence MDQLRALRYFSKVAETGSFTRAADTFGVPPSSLSRRVAALEDDLGATLLKRTTRSVQLTEIGQLYYQQVQDILHQLEQSDEAVRSYQTKPMGQLRISAMTGFGERLLLPLLDEFKQLYPDIILDVSLSDAITKLGRDEVDIAIRGGYAPNERVQAIRLMENEFIPVASPHYLEKMGTPNNVLELKNHLGLFYRTPAGPSPWLCEINGEWRDVSGIPVAISNHGKWLAQLTTEGKGIMMAPRWSVEPYFENGQLQELHFNQPLRITQNPDMAIFLLYQKQQYVVPKVKVAVDFFVARLKDKW; translated from the coding sequence ATGGATCAACTGAGAGCATTGCGTTATTTCAGCAAAGTCGCCGAAACAGGAAGTTTCACCCGAGCTGCAGACACCTTTGGAGTTCCCCCCTCCTCACTTTCACGTCGAGTTGCAGCTCTGGAAGATGACCTAGGAGCGACCTTACTCAAACGCACAACACGATCGGTACAACTGACTGAAATCGGACAGCTCTACTACCAACAAGTGCAGGATATTCTTCATCAATTGGAACAAAGCGATGAGGCTGTTCGAAGCTACCAGACCAAACCAATGGGACAACTTCGCATCAGTGCCATGACAGGATTTGGTGAACGGTTATTACTCCCACTGTTGGACGAGTTCAAACAGCTCTATCCAGACATCATTCTTGATGTCAGCCTCAGCGATGCCATCACCAAACTCGGCCGGGACGAAGTCGATATTGCTATTCGTGGTGGCTATGCCCCGAATGAACGAGTGCAGGCGATTCGGCTGATGGAAAATGAATTCATTCCTGTAGCCTCCCCCCACTACCTTGAGAAAATGGGTACGCCAAACAATGTGCTTGAGCTAAAAAACCACTTAGGGCTGTTCTATAGAACACCAGCCGGGCCATCCCCCTGGCTCTGCGAGATCAATGGCGAGTGGCGTGATGTCTCGGGCATCCCGGTGGCGATCTCAAATCATGGAAAATGGTTGGCGCAATTAACCACCGAAGGAAAGGGAATCATGATGGCTCCTCGCTGGTCAGTAGAACCCTACTTTGAAAATGGTCAGCTGCAAGAATTGCATTTTAATCAACCACTGCGAATCACCCAAAACCCGGACATGGCTATTTTTCTGCTGTATCAAAAACAACAATACGTTGTACCGAAAGTGAAAGTGGCTGTAGATTTCTTTGTGGCTCGGCTAAAAGATAAGTGGTGA
- the cobJ gene encoding precorrin-3B C(17)-methyltransferase → MTKLYVVGTGPGDIDLVAPKAMAAIKASSDLVAYGLYLELLGEVCEGKTHHDLPLGEEIGRARLALDLAASGKTTALISSGDIGIYAMATLVFELLDQQLQGKENHPEWLDVDIEVVPGISAMQAGASRVGAMLGHDFCTISLSDLLTPWETIEKRLHACGEGDFVVSFYNPRSKKRDWQINTARDILLQYRPGSTPVLLGRQLTRSDESITLTTLDQLDAKDVDMFTLVSVGNSESRHIVNGNKEWIYTPRGYKKKLV, encoded by the coding sequence ATGACCAAGTTGTATGTAGTAGGAACCGGCCCAGGCGATATTGATCTGGTTGCCCCAAAAGCCATGGCGGCCATCAAAGCCAGTAGTGATCTTGTGGCCTATGGCCTGTATTTGGAATTATTGGGCGAGGTGTGTGAGGGTAAAACTCACCACGATTTGCCATTAGGTGAAGAGATTGGCCGTGCACGTTTGGCACTCGATCTGGCGGCCAGCGGTAAAACCACGGCATTGATTTCCAGCGGTGACATTGGCATCTATGCGATGGCCACTTTGGTGTTCGAGTTGTTGGATCAACAACTGCAAGGCAAAGAGAATCACCCTGAATGGTTGGATGTGGACATCGAAGTTGTGCCAGGTATTTCTGCCATGCAAGCCGGTGCCAGCCGAGTAGGGGCCATGTTAGGCCATGATTTCTGCACCATTTCCTTGTCGGATCTATTAACCCCGTGGGAAACCATCGAGAAGCGTTTACATGCCTGTGGCGAAGGGGACTTTGTCGTTTCCTTCTACAACCCGCGTTCTAAAAAGCGCGATTGGCAGATCAACACCGCCCGCGACATTCTATTGCAATACCGCCCAGGCTCGACGCCTGTGTTGTTAGGCCGTCAACTTACCCGCAGCGATGAAAGTATTACCTTAACCACGCTGGATCAACTCGATGCGAAAGACGTGGACATGTTCACCCTGGTTTCTGTTGGCAACAGCGAATCTCGCCACATTGTGAATGGCAACAAAGAGTGGATTTACACTCCGCGTGGTTACAAGAAGAAACTGGTGTAA
- a CDS encoding NADP-dependent oxidoreductase, producing MSTYTNISLAARPNPGPITPDLFKVEYKSIPQAGPGQVLVKQTYMSLDPAMIGWMSPDQESYVPPVEIGEVMRSAGIGEIVESNHPDFAVGDRVRGMLGWREYLVSGGEGLTKLPTNLNEEMALAVFALPGMTATQGLYGFGDPKKGETIVVSGAAGSVGSIVGQLAKADGLNVIGVAGDDEKCDWIRDELGFDAAINYKTDDIPARLREYAPNGVDIYFENTGGAIQQPVFDQMNTHGRIIVCGMIADYTSDTPSAGPNWIPLIKKRITIRGFAMPDHFQDVQKLTEKLTPYVINGKIRYRTHVLEGLESAIDGLNLFFTGGNRGKLIVKL from the coding sequence ATGAGTACCTATACAAACATTAGCCTGGCGGCTCGTCCTAATCCGGGGCCAATTACTCCAGATTTATTCAAGGTGGAATACAAGAGCATTCCTCAGGCGGGGCCAGGGCAGGTGTTGGTTAAGCAGACTTATATGTCGCTTGATCCGGCCATGATTGGTTGGATGAGCCCTGACCAGGAAAGCTATGTTCCGCCGGTTGAGATTGGTGAAGTGATGCGTTCGGCGGGTATTGGTGAAATTGTTGAGAGTAATCACCCTGACTTTGCCGTGGGCGATCGTGTACGAGGCATGCTTGGTTGGAGAGAGTATCTCGTTAGTGGTGGCGAAGGACTGACCAAGTTGCCGACTAACCTGAATGAAGAAATGGCGTTAGCGGTATTCGCATTACCGGGTATGACGGCCACTCAAGGTTTGTATGGCTTTGGTGATCCGAAAAAGGGTGAAACCATTGTTGTCAGTGGCGCAGCCGGTTCCGTGGGATCAATTGTTGGACAGCTGGCTAAAGCCGATGGTTTGAATGTAATCGGTGTTGCTGGTGATGATGAGAAGTGTGACTGGATTCGTGATGAGTTAGGTTTTGACGCGGCCATCAATTATAAGACGGATGACATTCCAGCCCGTCTTCGTGAATACGCACCGAATGGGGTTGATATTTACTTTGAGAATACCGGTGGCGCCATTCAACAACCTGTTTTTGATCAGATGAATACGCATGGTCGAATCATTGTGTGTGGCATGATTGCGGATTACACCTCGGACACACCTTCAGCTGGCCCTAACTGGATTCCATTGATTAAAAAGCGTATTACGATTCGTGGATTTGCTATGCCGGATCATTTCCAGGATGTTCAAAAGCTAACTGAAAAACTCACTCCTTATGTGATCAACGGCAAAATCAGATATCGCACGCATGTGTTGGAGGGTTTGGAATCCGCTATTGATGGCCTGAATCTGTTCTTTACCGGTGGCAACCGCGGTAAGTTGATCGTCAAACTGTAA